One part of the Rutidosis leptorrhynchoides isolate AG116_Rl617_1_P2 chromosome 1, CSIRO_AGI_Rlap_v1, whole genome shotgun sequence genome encodes these proteins:
- the LOC139897598 gene encoding protein FAR1-RELATED SEQUENCE 5-like gives MTYQYSSMRITVQSVFFTARHRLCMWHITEKITSKVRHAISKAGFTSDISNIVWTDKLDPDEFDRSYFRDCDMSGLMRTSSRSESENYSKNDHESLYTTPAIKTQDPMEKHACKVFTRVAFFKVQGQMKAATRYCLSYKVQKLLENSTKFYIGDTSVKTSNIDETVDRISNPYYFDELIPKYSEVIVNHRTNEILCNCKMYERVGYFFRHILYVLRMDAVPETIFPS, from the exons ATGACATATCAATATTCTTCAATGCGTATTACGGTTCAATCTGTGTTTTTTACAGCTAGGCATAGGTTGTGTATGTGGCACATTACAGAGAAAATTACATCTAAG GTTCGTCATGCAATATCTAAAGCGGGTTTTACATCTGATATTTCTAATATTGTTTGGACTGATAAGTTGGATCCTGATGAATTTGATCGAT CTTATTTTAGGGATTGTGATATGTCTGGTTTAATGAGAACATCTTCTCGTTCAGAGAGTGAGAATTAT TCTAAGAATGATCACGAGTCTCTTTATACTACTCCTGCAATTAAAACGCAAGATCCTATGGAGAAGCATGCATGTAAAGTGTTTACTCGTGTAGCTTTCTTTAAGGTTCAAGGTCAAATGAAAGCTGCTACTAGATACTGTTTGAGTTATAAAGTACAAAAACTTTTGGAAAATTCTACAAAGTTTTATATAGGGGACACTAGTGTAAAAACTTCAAATATTGATGAGACTGTTGACAGAATTTCAAATCCTTATTATTTCgatgagttgattccaaaatacagTGAGGTTATTGTCAATCATAGAACAAATGAAATATTGTGCAACTGCAAAATGTATGAGAGGGTTGGTTATTTTTTCCGTCACATTTTATATGTTCTTAGAATGGATGCTGTGCCCGAAACAATATTTCCATCCTAG